One window of Trichomycterus rosablanca isolate fTriRos1 chromosome 2, fTriRos1.hap1, whole genome shotgun sequence genomic DNA carries:
- the pip5k1aa gene encoding phosphatidylinositol-4-phosphate 5-kinase, type I, alpha, a isoform X2 → MSSMEGPGPSSLTQTNKKTIGHRGIDPTGETTYKKTTSSALKGAIQLGITYTVGSLSSKPERDVLMQDFEVVESIFFPSEGSNVTPGHHHGDFRFKTYAPIAFRYFRDLFGIRPDDYLNSLCSDSLIELSNPGASGSVFYVSSDDEFIIKTVQHKEAEFLQNLLPGYFMNLNQNKRTLLPKFYGLYCIQAGGKNIRIAVMNNLLPRSVPMHLKFDLKGSTYKRRASPKERMKSVPTFKDLDFLQDLPEGLLLESEIYNALCRTISRDCLVLQSFKIMDYSLLVGIHNMDKSRDETSMPVPDQKRAQGQKPLYCTAMDAIHCEVSDSATPEFSESMGGIPARNSKGERLLVFIGIIDILQSYRLVKRLEHSLKALVHDGDTVSVHRPDFYADRFQKIMCSTVFRKMTIKASPSKKSRGVSGGRKVSTTLTGQSLNFQPVATYLANAEQNQPDEDTTRLHSNSVLSSTSETETAGD, encoded by the exons ATGTCATCCATGGAA GGTCCGGGCCCCTCGAGTTTAACCCAGACCAATAAGAAAACTATCGGTCATCGCGGGATTGACCCCACAGGCGAGACTACATACAAAAAG ACAACCTCATCTGCTCTGAAAGGTGCCATCCAGCTTGGCATCACATATACGGTGGGTAGCTTGAGCAGCAAGCCAGAGAGAGATGTGCTTATGCAGGACTTTGAAGTAGTGGAGAGCATTTTCTTTCCCAG TGAGGGCAGTAATGTGACCCCTGGCCACCATCATGGCGACTTCAGGTTCAAAACCTATGCTCCAATTGCCTTCCGCTACTTTAGAGACCTGTTTGGTATTCGACCTGATGACTACCTG AACTCTCTTTGTAGTGATTCACTGATAGAGTTATCAAACCCTGGAGCGAGCGGGTCTGTATTCTATGTGTCGAGTGACGACGAGTTTATCATTAAAACAGTCCAGCACAAGGAGGCAGAATTCCTACAAAATCTACTGCCTGGGTATTTCATG aaccttaaccagaACAAGCGGACATTACTGCCCAAGTTTTATGGACTTTATTGCATTCAAGCCGGAGGGAAGAATATCCGTATAGCGGTTATGAACAACCTACTGCCGCGGTCTGTACCCATGCACCTTAAGTTTGATCTGAAGGGCTCTACATACAAGCGACGCGCCTCACCTAAGGAAAGAATGAAGAGCGTGCCCACCTTTAAAGACTTAGATTTCTTACAGGACCTTCCTGAGGGCTTGCTGCTAGAGTCTGAAATCTACAATGCACTCTGCAGGACCATCTCTCGAGACTGTCTG GTGCTTCAAAGCTTCAAGATTATGGACTATAGTTTGCTGGTTGGGATCCACAATATGGACAAGTCTAGGGACGAGACGTCTATGCCAGTGCCTGATCAGAAGAGGGCTCAGGGCCAGAAGCCGCTCTACTGCACTGCCATGGATGCAATTCATTGTGAGGtcagcgacagtgctacaccaGAATTCAGCGAGAG CATGGGTGGAATCCCAGCACGCAACTCGAAGGGGGAGAGGTTACTGGTATTTATTGGCATTATTGACATTCTGCAGTCATACAG GCTCGTGAAGAGATTGGAGCATTCGTTGAAAGCCTTGGTGCATGATGGG GATACTGTATCAGTACACCGGCCTGACTTTTATGCAGACCGCTTCCAGAAGATAATGTGCAGCACTGTTTTCAGGAAAATGACAA TAAAGGCATCACCTTCCAAAAAGAGTAGAGGAGTGTCTGGTGGTCGCAAAGTCAGCACAACATTGACTGGACAATCCCTGAACTTTCAGCCAGTAGCTACATATCTGGCAAATGCCGAACAGAATCAACCAGATGAAGATACAACCCGGCTACACAGCAACAGTGTCCTGTCCAGCACCTCAGAGACAGAGACAGCAGGGGATTAG
- the pip5k1aa gene encoding phosphatidylinositol-4-phosphate 5-kinase, type I, alpha, a isoform X1 — protein sequence MATAGPVSTEGVSTPGTAGVSRMSSMEGPGPSSLTQTNKKTIGHRGIDPTGETTYKKTTSSALKGAIQLGITYTVGSLSSKPERDVLMQDFEVVESIFFPSEGSNVTPGHHHGDFRFKTYAPIAFRYFRDLFGIRPDDYLNSLCSDSLIELSNPGASGSVFYVSSDDEFIIKTVQHKEAEFLQNLLPGYFMNLNQNKRTLLPKFYGLYCIQAGGKNIRIAVMNNLLPRSVPMHLKFDLKGSTYKRRASPKERMKSVPTFKDLDFLQDLPEGLLLESEIYNALCRTISRDCLVLQSFKIMDYSLLVGIHNMDKSRDETSMPVPDQKRAQGQKPLYCTAMDAIHCEVSDSATPEFSESMGGIPARNSKGERLLVFIGIIDILQSYRLVKRLEHSLKALVHDGDTVSVHRPDFYADRFQKIMCSTVFRKMTIKASPSKKSRGVSGGRKVSTTLTGQSLNFQPVATYLANAEQNQPDEDTTRLHSNSVLSSTSETETAGD from the exons ATGGCTACTGCTGGTCCAGTCTCTACAGAGGGAGTGAGCACCCCTG GAACTGCTGGAGTTTCTAGGATGTCATCCATGGAA GGTCCGGGCCCCTCGAGTTTAACCCAGACCAATAAGAAAACTATCGGTCATCGCGGGATTGACCCCACAGGCGAGACTACATACAAAAAG ACAACCTCATCTGCTCTGAAAGGTGCCATCCAGCTTGGCATCACATATACGGTGGGTAGCTTGAGCAGCAAGCCAGAGAGAGATGTGCTTATGCAGGACTTTGAAGTAGTGGAGAGCATTTTCTTTCCCAG TGAGGGCAGTAATGTGACCCCTGGCCACCATCATGGCGACTTCAGGTTCAAAACCTATGCTCCAATTGCCTTCCGCTACTTTAGAGACCTGTTTGGTATTCGACCTGATGACTACCTG AACTCTCTTTGTAGTGATTCACTGATAGAGTTATCAAACCCTGGAGCGAGCGGGTCTGTATTCTATGTGTCGAGTGACGACGAGTTTATCATTAAAACAGTCCAGCACAAGGAGGCAGAATTCCTACAAAATCTACTGCCTGGGTATTTCATG aaccttaaccagaACAAGCGGACATTACTGCCCAAGTTTTATGGACTTTATTGCATTCAAGCCGGAGGGAAGAATATCCGTATAGCGGTTATGAACAACCTACTGCCGCGGTCTGTACCCATGCACCTTAAGTTTGATCTGAAGGGCTCTACATACAAGCGACGCGCCTCACCTAAGGAAAGAATGAAGAGCGTGCCCACCTTTAAAGACTTAGATTTCTTACAGGACCTTCCTGAGGGCTTGCTGCTAGAGTCTGAAATCTACAATGCACTCTGCAGGACCATCTCTCGAGACTGTCTG GTGCTTCAAAGCTTCAAGATTATGGACTATAGTTTGCTGGTTGGGATCCACAATATGGACAAGTCTAGGGACGAGACGTCTATGCCAGTGCCTGATCAGAAGAGGGCTCAGGGCCAGAAGCCGCTCTACTGCACTGCCATGGATGCAATTCATTGTGAGGtcagcgacagtgctacaccaGAATTCAGCGAGAG CATGGGTGGAATCCCAGCACGCAACTCGAAGGGGGAGAGGTTACTGGTATTTATTGGCATTATTGACATTCTGCAGTCATACAG GCTCGTGAAGAGATTGGAGCATTCGTTGAAAGCCTTGGTGCATGATGGG GATACTGTATCAGTACACCGGCCTGACTTTTATGCAGACCGCTTCCAGAAGATAATGTGCAGCACTGTTTTCAGGAAAATGACAA TAAAGGCATCACCTTCCAAAAAGAGTAGAGGAGTGTCTGGTGGTCGCAAAGTCAGCACAACATTGACTGGACAATCCCTGAACTTTCAGCCAGTAGCTACATATCTGGCAAATGCCGAACAGAATCAACCAGATGAAGATACAACCCGGCTACACAGCAACAGTGTCCTGTCCAGCACCTCAGAGACAGAGACAGCAGGGGATTAG